The Sediminispirochaeta smaragdinae DSM 11293 genome has a segment encoding these proteins:
- a CDS encoding transketolase family protein, translating to MKPFDEYKDMRAVYADTLVELAAEDPNILVLEADLMAASGTKAFRDAYPDRLLNAGIAEANMVGVASGLSSMGFIPFANTFASFAGRRDFDQFFLSANYAGQNVKLVGSDPGITAQFNGGTHMPFEDIVLMRAVPGLVLVEPSDAVSMHAITRLLAEHKGSTYMRLQRKGAVTRYKADQKFELGKGIVLSEGDDAAIFASGMVMVNEAVEAAKLLKEKGISAAVIDIHTIKPLDADLVLEMAEHTGAIVTAENGQRSGGLGAAVAELIGENIPTPVVRVGVKDLFGEVGTLDYLKKRFELTAEDIVSAVERALFLKKKH from the coding sequence ATGAAACCCTTTGACGAGTATAAAGATATGCGGGCGGTCTATGCCGATACCTTAGTCGAGCTTGCAGCAGAAGATCCCAATATTCTTGTTCTTGAGGCCGATCTCATGGCTGCCAGTGGGACCAAGGCCTTTCGAGATGCCTATCCCGATCGTCTTCTGAATGCAGGTATTGCCGAAGCAAATATGGTTGGTGTGGCATCCGGGCTTTCATCTATGGGCTTTATTCCCTTTGCAAACACCTTTGCCTCTTTTGCCGGACGCAGAGATTTTGATCAGTTTTTCCTCTCTGCCAATTATGCCGGACAGAACGTCAAACTTGTCGGTAGTGACCCCGGTATTACCGCCCAATTTAACGGTGGGACCCATATGCCTTTTGAAGATATCGTTCTTATGCGTGCGGTTCCAGGCCTTGTCCTTGTTGAGCCCTCTGATGCCGTTTCCATGCATGCAATTACAAGGCTCCTTGCCGAACACAAGGGGTCGACATATATGCGGCTTCAGAGAAAGGGTGCGGTAACCCGGTATAAAGCCGATCAAAAGTTCGAGCTGGGAAAGGGAATCGTCCTCAGCGAAGGGGATGATGCGGCGATCTTTGCAAGCGGTATGGTGATGGTAAATGAGGCGGTAGAGGCGGCCAAGCTGTTGAAAGAAAAGGGTATTTCTGCTGCCGTGATCGATATCCATACGATCAAGCCTCTTGATGCGGATCTCGTTTTGGAGATGGCCGAACATACCGGTGCCATTGTAACGGCCGAAAACGGCCAGCGCTCCGGAGGGCTCGGTGCCGCAGTTGCCGAACTTATCGGTGAGAATATTCCCACCCCTGTGGTCAGGGTGGGAGTCAAAGACCTTTTCGGTGAGGTTGGTACTCTCGACTATTTGAAAAAGAGGTTTGAGCTTACTGCGGAAGATATTGTCTCTGCAGTGGAGCGGGCCCTCTTTCTAAAAAAGAAACATTAA
- a CDS encoding TolC family protein: MRRMFLSILMILMLVGGSLPLFAFDYDLASYLEKVEADNRDLELSRQRVASALESIKQTRSALLPTIAVAGGYTRNFTDIEQPTAVGADTTAAPSPFSPFIYEDVDTNYDNEMTIAASLSQKIIDPEATARYAQARRNSLIQTNVNDYTRKSILTAAKKLYAQTQLAFAVAQVREESEKTSKEVYDNIEKKYKAGVATELDLRMAEVDWKNAVTQTAEANKNAQLALMTLKTLAGIPQEEEVHLIEKIDVLPDLPEIPELGIVLSSRSDYQAQVLSRDIADIAYKSALASYLPSISGTLTYAYGGYGNDSLNGDYDFTSVQLGVTVSLPIFTGGYRQSLVESARIQQTNSSVEIMKSQDQIEQDLSSLHLQMVEARRRLDSAHALVEASSRAASLARTALSSGLGTQLDVSRATSNLAQAQVGLQNAIYTYRALYYDWQLATGN, from the coding sequence ATGAGACGCATGTTTTTGTCTATATTAATGATACTAATGCTGGTCGGGGGATCTCTGCCGCTTTTTGCCTTCGATTATGATCTTGCCTCCTATTTGGAGAAGGTCGAAGCCGATAATCGTGATCTTGAGCTCTCCAGACAGCGGGTTGCTTCGGCACTGGAGAGTATCAAACAGACTCGCTCTGCCCTTTTGCCTACCATTGCGGTTGCCGGTGGTTACACGCGGAACTTTACCGACATTGAGCAGCCGACAGCCGTCGGCGCCGATACTACTGCGGCGCCGAGCCCTTTTTCTCCCTTTATCTATGAGGATGTCGATACCAATTACGATAACGAAATGACAATTGCCGCAAGTCTCAGTCAGAAGATCATCGATCCGGAGGCAACGGCCCGCTATGCGCAGGCAAGGAGAAACAGCCTCATACAAACGAATGTCAACGACTATACCAGAAAAAGCATCCTGACGGCGGCCAAAAAATTGTATGCCCAAACCCAGCTTGCCTTTGCCGTTGCCCAGGTGAGGGAAGAGTCGGAGAAGACCTCCAAAGAGGTGTACGACAATATTGAGAAAAAGTACAAGGCGGGCGTTGCAACGGAGCTTGATTTGAGAATGGCGGAGGTGGACTGGAAAAATGCCGTTACCCAGACAGCGGAAGCAAACAAGAATGCACAACTTGCCCTGATGACTCTGAAGACCCTTGCCGGTATTCCACAGGAGGAAGAGGTGCATTTGATTGAGAAGATCGATGTGCTTCCCGATCTGCCGGAAATTCCTGAGCTCGGGATTGTGCTTTCCTCGCGCTCCGATTATCAGGCCCAAGTCTTAAGCCGTGATATTGCCGATATTGCCTACAAATCGGCTCTTGCCTCGTATCTGCCGAGTATCAGCGGCACGCTGACCTATGCATATGGCGGTTACGGAAACGATTCTCTGAATGGTGATTATGATTTTACCAGTGTACAGCTGGGAGTGACGGTTTCCCTCCCGATTTTTACCGGAGGCTATCGCCAGTCCCTTGTGGAAAGTGCAAGGATCCAGCAGACAAATTCCTCGGTTGAGATTATGAAAAGCCAGGATCAGATTGAGCAGGATCTTTCTTCCCTGCATTTGCAGATGGTGGAGGCGAGGAGAAGACTTGATTCCGCTCATGCCCTGGTGGAAGCCTCAAGTCGGGCTGCATCACTTGCCCGGACTGCGCTCTCCAGCGGCTTGGGAACCCAGCTTGACGTATCCCGGGCTACTTCGAATCTTGCCCAGGCTCAGGTAGGCCTGCAAAACGCCATCTATACCTATCGTGCTCTCTATTACGATTGGCAGCTTGCAACCGGCAATTGA
- a CDS encoding FadR/GntR family transcriptional regulator: MAKNTRFDYHTNIMNDGDDKIRQRTVVAQVMEHIRRMIASGAYRPGDKIPTEQQLAEQFGIGRSSIREAIKIFNYLGILESRTARGTYLCDHTSISTEALTWSVLLGSHELHELIDIRGALELWSTLRLSESVAAGHQEAIATLEQLRGLIGQMRATGSTPREESRIDADYEFHNIIIKSGGNEIFTSIYSTLRAFMREEIRLSQDDYLDPRVIADEHEAIVDAIASGSREVAQVSCMEHIDNIKRRLRVQVESRR, from the coding sequence GTGGCCAAAAATACTAGATTCGATTATCATACAAATATCATGAATGACGGCGATGACAAAATACGACAACGAACAGTAGTAGCTCAGGTAATGGAGCACATTCGCCGGATGATAGCCAGTGGCGCATATCGGCCGGGAGACAAGATTCCGACCGAACAGCAGTTGGCGGAGCAATTTGGCATTGGACGTTCCTCTATTCGGGAGGCGATCAAAATCTTCAATTACCTCGGAATCCTCGAATCGAGGACCGCACGAGGTACCTACCTTTGTGATCACACCTCAATCTCGACAGAGGCCCTTACCTGGTCGGTATTGCTTGGCTCTCATGAACTGCATGAACTCATTGATATCCGCGGCGCACTGGAGTTGTGGAGTACCCTCAGGCTTTCCGAAAGCGTTGCGGCCGGTCACCAGGAAGCAATTGCCACACTGGAACAACTCCGAGGGCTCATCGGGCAGATGAGAGCAACGGGCAGCACACCACGGGAAGAATCCCGAATCGATGCCGACTACGAATTCCATAATATCATAATCAAAAGCGGTGGGAACGAGATATTCACCTCGATATATTCGACCCTCAGGGCTTTTATGCGTGAAGAAATTCGATTAAGTCAGGATGATTATCTTGATCCACGGGTCATCGCCGATGAGCACGAGGCCATTGTTGATGCCATTGCAAGCGGAAGCCGGGAAGTCGCCCAGGTATCCTGCATGGAGCATATCGACAACATCAAGCGGCGTCTGCGCGTCCAGGTAGAATCACGCCGATAG
- a CDS encoding LacI family DNA-binding transcriptional regulator, translating to MEDSQVTIKDIAKIAGVSFSTVSRSLNNSPLVAEKTRRRISEIADELGFEFNASARGLITKQVGTVGIILPDQYTEVAVNVYHGMLMNSLRTILEKKDVDLIVSYEKNHFTGKNNTVRLVTRNKVDGLIILVETIQKETLDFLESKNIPFVCTHYPPIEILKDQDVVYTDHLAGGRMIAEYFLESGRNSFLILAQDIDPLEFKMREDGFRDTVERAGKPVKRLTCKKGFDTAYLAVKHSPDLLDGVDALFAMNDIMALGAMKGLKELGFRIPEDIAVVGYDDIDFAKYSDPPLSSIHQPREELAVLSCERLFFQMEKQKSGMPMMKKRITIQPVLIVRESS from the coding sequence ATGGAAGATTCGCAGGTTACCATCAAGGACATTGCAAAAATAGCCGGGGTCAGTTTTTCTACGGTTTCCCGTTCCCTGAACAATAGTCCGCTGGTTGCGGAAAAGACAAGACGTCGAATTTCCGAGATAGCAGATGAACTCGGCTTCGAGTTCAATGCTTCGGCCCGTGGATTGATCACGAAACAGGTGGGAACCGTAGGAATCATTCTTCCCGACCAGTATACCGAAGTGGCGGTAAATGTCTATCACGGCATGTTGATGAATAGCCTGCGGACGATTCTCGAAAAGAAGGATGTCGATCTTATCGTTTCCTACGAAAAAAATCATTTCACCGGGAAGAACAATACTGTGCGCCTGGTGACTCGAAATAAGGTCGACGGGCTTATTATTCTCGTAGAAACCATTCAGAAGGAGACTCTCGACTTTCTCGAATCGAAAAACATTCCCTTTGTCTGTACCCATTATCCCCCTATCGAGATACTCAAGGATCAGGATGTCGTGTATACCGATCATCTGGCCGGGGGGCGGATGATCGCCGAGTACTTTCTTGAAAGCGGCAGAAATTCTTTTTTGATTCTTGCCCAGGATATTGATCCCCTTGAGTTTAAGATGCGGGAGGATGGGTTTAGAGATACGGTAGAGCGGGCAGGTAAACCGGTAAAAAGGTTGACCTGTAAAAAGGGATTCGACACGGCATACCTTGCCGTGAAGCATTCCCCGGATCTCCTCGATGGTGTGGATGCGCTTTTTGCAATGAACGACATCATGGCCCTGGGGGCAATGAAGGGGCTCAAGGAGCTTGGTTTCAGAATCCCTGAGGATATTGCGGTGGTCGGTTACGATGACATTGATTTTGCCAAATATAGTGATCCACCGCTCTCTTCCATCCACCAGCCGAGGGAAGAGCTTGCCGTTCTCTCTTGTGAACGACTCTTTTTTCAGATGGAGAAGCAGAAATCAGGCATGCCGATGATGAAAAAGCGTATCACCATTCAACCCGTACTCATTGTAAGGGAATCATCGTAA
- the iolG gene encoding inositol 2-dehydrogenase, translated as MDKIKIGSVGLGRLGLRHAENLASKIMGAQLIALCDVDDRKLNDTADRLGVAHRFSDFEAMLKLPELDAVLIASPSALHTGQISSALAAGKHVFTEKPLGVTVEECKAAEKAVEKYPDRVFMIGFMRRFDDSYMYAHEKVISGQIGRPILFRSYSQDPEKFIDGAIAFAPHSGGEFLDMAVHDIDLARWFLQDEPESVYAIGGCYAHPEFAQYKDGDNVSCLMKFRNEAMAFLFAGRTAPHGYNVETEIIGTKGTLRIASVPQKNLVEVLDSHGVRRECSENFLERFSASYVNEVQEFVDSIRYRRKPAVTVYDGTKVSEIAYRCKEAFERGTMLRF; from the coding sequence ATGGATAAGATAAAGATTGGTTCCGTCGGCCTGGGGCGATTGGGACTTAGGCACGCTGAAAATCTTGCGTCCAAGATTATGGGTGCACAGTTGATAGCACTCTGCGACGTTGATGATCGAAAGCTTAACGATACGGCGGATCGCTTGGGTGTTGCTCATCGGTTTTCCGATTTTGAAGCAATGCTGAAACTTCCGGAACTTGATGCAGTACTCATTGCCTCTCCTTCGGCTCTTCATACCGGACAGATCTCTTCCGCTTTAGCCGCTGGCAAGCATGTATTTACGGAAAAACCCTTGGGGGTTACCGTAGAGGAGTGCAAGGCAGCCGAAAAGGCTGTCGAGAAATATCCCGACAGGGTCTTTATGATTGGCTTTATGCGCCGTTTCGACGACTCTTACATGTACGCCCATGAGAAGGTGATTTCTGGGCAGATTGGTCGTCCGATTCTTTTTCGTTCATACAGCCAGGACCCTGAAAAGTTTATCGACGGGGCTATAGCCTTTGCTCCCCATAGCGGGGGGGAATTTCTCGACATGGCGGTTCACGATATCGATCTTGCCCGTTGGTTCCTGCAGGATGAGCCGGAAAGTGTTTATGCTATCGGCGGCTGTTATGCTCATCCTGAGTTTGCACAATATAAGGACGGCGATAATGTCTCCTGCCTGATGAAATTCCGCAACGAGGCAATGGCCTTCCTTTTTGCCGGGAGAACCGCCCCCCACGGTTATAATGTGGAAACCGAGATCATCGGAACGAAGGGAACCTTGCGAATTGCATCTGTCCCCCAGAAAAACCTCGTGGAGGTTCTCGATTCCCATGGCGTGCGCAGGGAGTGCAGTGAAAATTTTCTTGAGCGATTTTCCGCAAGCTATGTAAACGAGGTGCAGGAGTTTGTCGACTCAATTCGCTATAGACGAAAACCGGCGGTAACGGTGTATGATGGTACAAAGGTGAGCGAAATCGCCTACAGATGCAAAGAGGCATTTGAACGTGGCACTATGTTGAGGTTTTAA
- a CDS encoding efflux RND transporter permease subunit, which produces MHIVDLSIKRPVTILMVIFALILFGVMAYMSMPISLFPNVTIPYITIQTVYAGASPDVIETQITKKIEDQVASVSQLKTLTSYSMDSVSAVIAEFEISKDENIALQEIKDKVEVILSDLPDDAERPKISKVDIASAMPVMNIVLEGDMEPSALYTFGSTTVSDRFAQVAGVSSVDLSGGQKREIRVEFDRSTVFSHMVPLSQVAGILGAASVDIPGGNFQLEDQDIPARLEGEFDDLDQIRNLDIPTGTGTFKLRQLADVKDSSEDVRVRTVLLDQKAGTREDNAILLGVVKNPSANTVDVVDGVTEQIKEIEASYPGIRLKIVKEDASYVRESVAGTLTNVYLGIIFTGLVLLFFLHDLRSTLIVVLAMPFSIIATFLVMKAAGISLNMLSLMGISCSIGTLVSNSVVVLENIFRHKELGHDRINSASLGAKEVTVAVFASTMTNVAVFVPMGSMSGMMGKILANFAYTIVIATLFSFFVSFTLTPMMASRILPEKAKKELPISKALEAMFRRWEKAYGRILGGMLKNKGRSALVVFLIIALFGFSMHLGGNLKFENIPQSDGGKIQVDVDLPQGQRLESTASILEEIEGRLSRHPEIESILTTLGTQGIMDEDVSLAQMTVYLVPKSERSQDSSAMASMVARELTDIPGVTIRVMPISETQSSSVGGSVVDLYLKGPDLTILQESAEKIKSVMESIEGVTNVTLSSKSGKPELIFRPKRKQISEDGISVQQVAISLRAAVDGIVATSYKDEGEEYDILVTMKDSEFTDIDDLKNIPIASAVGVYPLSRYANVSFGEGNSKIMRYNRLRTIEITADNLPGYAGGSLVNEIMAAIEQVDLPPGYTIDQGGSTEMLSETVHDLIVVFFIAVILTYMLLAAILESFVQPLFILSTVPLSMIGIVLICLATGTVLNVVAMLGIIMLVGIVVNNGILILDYYNQLKAKGKSTHDALVEASVVKLKPVLMSNISIVLGMLPMALGIGGAGAEMRQPMGIVIVGGIVSAMFLTLFLLPSLEFLAPHRSGASSSPLPASTEKRGD; this is translated from the coding sequence AGACTGTATATGCGGGAGCAAGTCCCGATGTCATCGAGACCCAGATCACGAAGAAAATCGAGGATCAAGTCGCTTCGGTCAGTCAGCTTAAAACACTAACCTCCTATTCGATGGATAGTGTTTCGGCCGTTATCGCGGAGTTTGAGATCAGTAAGGACGAAAATATCGCATTACAGGAAATAAAGGATAAGGTCGAGGTGATTCTCTCTGATCTTCCCGATGATGCGGAACGGCCTAAGATTTCAAAGGTTGATATTGCAAGTGCCATGCCGGTAATGAATATCGTTCTTGAAGGCGATATGGAGCCTTCGGCGCTCTATACATTCGGAAGCACCACGGTCAGCGATCGTTTTGCGCAGGTCGCCGGTGTCTCTTCCGTCGACCTTTCCGGGGGGCAAAAGCGGGAAATCAGGGTTGAGTTTGACCGATCCACGGTCTTTTCCCACATGGTTCCTCTTTCACAGGTTGCCGGAATCTTAGGGGCGGCAAGTGTTGATATTCCCGGTGGAAATTTCCAGTTGGAGGACCAGGATATTCCCGCCCGGCTGGAGGGAGAATTTGATGATTTGGATCAGATTCGAAATCTTGACATTCCCACGGGAACAGGGACCTTCAAACTGCGTCAGCTTGCCGATGTGAAAGATTCAAGTGAGGATGTTCGGGTACGGACGGTTTTGCTTGATCAGAAGGCAGGTACAAGGGAAGATAACGCAATATTGCTTGGTGTGGTGAAAAATCCCAGCGCCAATACCGTTGATGTTGTCGATGGCGTTACTGAACAAATCAAGGAAATTGAGGCTTCGTATCCGGGTATACGTCTTAAAATTGTAAAGGAAGATGCAAGCTATGTTCGTGAGTCGGTAGCCGGAACCTTGACGAACGTCTATTTGGGGATTATTTTTACCGGCCTTGTTCTTCTCTTCTTCCTTCATGATCTTCGTTCTACCCTGATTGTCGTCTTGGCCATGCCCTTTTCGATCATCGCCACCTTTCTCGTCATGAAAGCGGCGGGCATAAGTCTGAATATGTTGTCCCTTATGGGAATTTCCTGCTCCATTGGTACCCTGGTATCCAATTCGGTCGTTGTACTTGAAAATATCTTTCGACACAAAGAACTTGGACATGACCGTATTAATTCCGCATCCTTAGGTGCGAAAGAGGTTACCGTGGCCGTGTTCGCCTCTACCATGACCAATGTCGCGGTATTTGTACCCATGGGCTCCATGTCGGGAATGATGGGCAAGATTCTTGCCAACTTCGCTTACACCATTGTAATTGCTACGTTGTTTTCTTTTTTCGTTTCATTTACCTTAACGCCGATGATGGCATCCCGAATTCTTCCGGAAAAGGCCAAGAAGGAGCTTCCCATAAGTAAGGCTCTGGAGGCTATGTTCCGAAGGTGGGAAAAGGCCTACGGCAGGATACTTGGTGGAATGCTGAAGAATAAGGGACGCAGCGCGTTAGTCGTGTTTCTTATTATTGCCTTGTTCGGCTTTAGCATGCATTTAGGAGGGAATCTTAAATTTGAAAATATACCGCAGTCTGACGGTGGTAAAATCCAGGTGGATGTCGATCTGCCTCAGGGACAGCGCCTGGAGTCCACAGCATCGATACTGGAGGAAATTGAAGGGCGTCTCAGCCGCCACCCCGAAATCGAATCGATATTAACGACCTTGGGAACCCAGGGAATCATGGATGAGGATGTGAGCCTTGCGCAGATGACCGTCTATCTGGTTCCAAAATCAGAACGTAGCCAGGACAGTTCCGCTATGGCCTCCATGGTTGCCCGTGAACTTACCGATATTCCCGGTGTAACTATTAGGGTCATGCCTATCAGTGAGACCCAAAGTAGTAGTGTCGGAGGTTCGGTTGTCGATCTCTATCTCAAGGGGCCTGATCTCACCATTCTCCAGGAAAGCGCTGAAAAGATTAAATCCGTGATGGAATCGATCGAAGGTGTGACCAATGTCACCCTAAGTTCAAAGTCCGGCAAGCCTGAGCTGATTTTTCGGCCGAAACGCAAGCAGATCTCCGAAGACGGTATTTCTGTACAGCAGGTGGCTATTTCCTTGCGGGCAGCCGTAGACGGCATCGTTGCAACTAGCTACAAAGACGAAGGTGAGGAATACGATATCCTGGTTACGATGAAAGATAGCGAGTTTACGGATATCGACGACCTTAAGAATATTCCCATTGCTTCGGCAGTCGGCGTCTATCCCCTTTCGCGGTATGCGAATGTCTCCTTCGGAGAGGGAAATAGTAAAATCATGCGTTATAATCGGTTGCGCACAATAGAGATTACTGCCGACAACCTCCCCGGTTATGCCGGAGGTTCACTGGTAAACGAGATCATGGCTGCTATCGAACAAGTTGATCTTCCTCCCGGCTACACTATCGACCAAGGCGGCAGTACCGAAATGCTCAGTGAAACCGTTCATGATCTTATTGTGGTCTTTTTTATTGCCGTTATCCTGACCTATATGCTTTTGGCGGCAATCCTCGAAAGTTTTGTTCAGCCCTTGTTCATTCTTTCCACCGTTCCGCTCTCCATGATCGGTATCGTTTTGATTTGTCTTGCTACCGGGACCGTGCTCAATGTTGTGGCTATGCTCGGTATCATTATGTTGGTCGGTATCGTAGTGAATAATGGAATTCTTATCCTTGATTATTACAATCAGCTCAAGGCAAAAGGAAAAAGTACCCACGATGCCTTGGTGGAAGCCTCTGTCGTGAAGCTGAAGCCCGTTTTAATGAGCAATATCTCGATAGTACTTGGTATGCTCCCCATGGCACTGGGGATCGGAGGAGCAGGTGCCGAAATGCGTCAGCCCATGGGAATTGTCATTGTCGGTGGCATTGTCTCTGCCATGTTCCTGACCCTGTTCCTTCTGCCCTCCCTTGAGTTTTTGGCCCCTCACCGATCCGGTGCTTCGTCATCGCCCCTTCCTGCATCAACAGAAAAGAGAGGAGACTAA
- a CDS encoding transketolase — MLQESEHEALKRKALEIRKLTIDEIGYLGVGHIGGAMSVVEVLTLLYGKWLRIDPADPKKEERDRVVLSKGHAGPALYAVLADKGYFPMEWLHTLNKGGTRLPSHCDMKLTPGIDFSTGSLGQGSSAAVGIALGQKLRKQESRTFLILGDGESQEGQVWEAAMFAAHYHLDNLIAFTDYNKQQLDGMTGDIMSIDDITTKYNGFGWHVQRVDGHCFPSINRAIERAVEEKGRPHMIVLDTLKSKGFIPGEGVLSNHNMSFSYETAKEAIAELERREGAAK; from the coding sequence ATGCTGCAGGAAAGCGAGCACGAAGCGTTGAAACGGAAGGCTTTGGAAATTAGAAAGCTGACCATTGATGAAATTGGATACCTTGGGGTCGGTCATATCGGCGGGGCGATGTCCGTCGTCGAGGTGCTCACCCTTTTGTATGGAAAATGGCTGAGGATCGATCCCGCCGATCCGAAAAAGGAAGAGAGGGACAGAGTTGTCCTTTCCAAGGGCCATGCAGGACCCGCCCTTTATGCCGTGTTGGCCGATAAGGGCTATTTCCCTATGGAATGGCTTCATACCCTGAATAAGGGGGGGACACGGCTGCCGAGCCATTGTGATATGAAGTTGACCCCGGGAATCGACTTTTCCACCGGTAGCCTCGGACAGGGTTCCAGTGCGGCCGTAGGGATTGCCCTCGGTCAAAAACTGCGTAAGCAGGAGTCGAGGACCTTCCTCATTCTTGGTGATGGTGAGAGCCAGGAGGGGCAGGTGTGGGAGGCCGCGATGTTTGCAGCTCATTACCACCTTGACAACCTCATCGCCTTTACCGACTACAATAAGCAGCAGCTTGACGGTATGACCGGTGATATTATGAGTATAGATGACATCACCACAAAATATAACGGATTTGGCTGGCATGTTCAGCGTGTGGACGGTCACTGCTTTCCTTCCATCAATAGGGCAATCGAGCGGGCCGTGGAAGAGAAGGGAAGACCCCACATGATCGTCCTGGACACCCTGAAGAGTAAGGGCTTTATTCCCGGGGAAGGGGTCCTTTCTAATCATAATATGAGCTTTTCCTATGAAACGGCAAAAGAAGCGATCGCCGAACTCGAGCGGCGGGAAGGAGCTGCAAAATGA